From the Diospyros lotus cultivar Yz01 chromosome 13, ASM1463336v1, whole genome shotgun sequence genome, one window contains:
- the LOC127789172 gene encoding 60S ribosomal protein L35a-1, whose product MVKGRQGERIRLYVRGTVLGYKRSKSNQYPNTSLIQIEGVNTKEEVAWYLGKRMAYIYKAKVKKNGSHYRCIWGKVTRPHGNSGVVRAKFKSNLPPKSMGARVRVFMYPSNI is encoded by the exons ATGGTGAAGGGCCGCCAAGGAGAGCGCATCAG ACTCTATGTTCGAGGTACGGTTCTCGGCTACAAAAG GTCGAAGTCGAACCAGTACCCGAACACGTCGCTGATTCAGATCGAGGGAGTGAACACGAAGGAGGAGGTGGCCTGGTACCTCGGCAAGCGGATGGCTTACATTTACAAGGCTAAGGTGAAGAAAAACGGCTCTCACTACCGTTGCATTTGGGGCAAGGTCACTAGGCCCCATGGGAACAGTGGCGTCGTCCGCGCCAAGTTCAAGTCTAACCTCCCTCCAAAATCCATG GGAGCTAGGGTGCGGGTTTTCATGTATCCAAGCAATATTTGA